Below is a window of Allomuricauda ruestringensis DSM 13258 DNA.
GTTCATAACGATATGCTTGGGTGTTTTTATTGTAGGTGTTTCTACATCTAAAGGTATGCCCTACCACTATGCCAAACTAAATTTAGGGCAAGAAAGAATCTGGCACTTAAAAATAAGAGAGGTACTCAAGCCCAATACTTATTCACATCGGTACATTGCAAAAATTGTTTCTGCGGATGGGGATACCGCCTCGGGAAAACTGCTTTTCAGTCTTTCGGTGGATTCCACTTTAAAAGAATTACAGGTAGATGATGAGTTTTTGATCTATGACAAACCAGAAGGTATTCGGCCCCCTTTAAATCCTCACCAATTTGATTATAGCAATTATCTGCAAAAACAGGGGATTCAACACCAAATAAGGACCAATTTCCCTTCTATTGTAAAAAAAGAAAATTCTTCTAAAACTTTGTTTGGACTTGCTTCAAACTTTAGGGAATCCATCATTTCTAAATTGAAAAAGGAAAACTTCGGAGAAGAAGAATTGGGCGTAATCCAAGCACTCCTATTGGGTAAGCGCGACGATATTTCGGAAAACACATACAACAATTACACCAATGCAGGAGCCGTTCATATTTTGGCAGTATCCGGGCTACATGTGGGCATTATACTATTATTATTGGAGTTCTTTTTATCGCCGTTGGCACGTTTACCTAAAGGTAAAACCCTTAAACTCCTATTGGTTGTCCTCCTACTTTGGGGTTATGCATTTGTGGCGGGACTTTCGCCATCCATAGTCCGTGCCGTTACCATGTTCTCTTTTGTGGCCTACGCGCTTTACCTTAACCGACCCGCCAATTCATTCAACATTATAGCGCTTTCCATGTTGTTTATATTATTGGTAAAACCCTTGTTTTTGTTTCAGGTGGGGTTTCAAATGAGTTACGCCGCGGTGTTTGCCATTGTTTGGATTTACCCCAAATTGCAAAAATTTTGGTTTCCCGATAATTTCATCATCCGTAAAACATGGCAATTGCTATCGGTAAGCGCTGCAGCCCAATTGGGTGTACTGCCCATTAGTTTGTTCTATTTTCACCAATTTCCGGCACTTTTCTTTATTTCCAACCTACTTATCATTCCTTTTTTAGGTTTGATTTTGGGTCTAGGAATTTTAGTCATTGCATTGGCTTTGATGGATTTTTTGCCCGCATTTTTGGTCGACAGTTTCAATTGGGTCATTAAAATGATGAATTCCATAGTGGGCTGGGTTGCCCATCAAGAAGGTTTTATTATAAAAAATATTCCTTTTGATTCGATTCAATTGATCTTGGGTTACCTCATCATCATTGTTTTGGTAGTTTTCTTATCCAAACCCAAATGGAAAACTGCTTTGGTACTCTTTGGAGGAGTACTAGCTTTTCAAGGTTGGATTATCTGGAACCTGTTTCAAGTAAATCAGAAAGAAGTCGTCATACTTGCTCACCGTTCCAGAAATACGGTTTTATTACATCAATTGGGGGATTCTCTTTCTATAATTGCTTCCGATAGCACCAATATTGGGAACATTGGTTCTGATTATGCCGTGGCGGAGCGGATTCAAAAATTGGACATGGTTCAACTCAGAAATAGCTATCAAATCGGCCAGAAAAAATTATTTGTTTTGGACAGCTTGGCCATCCTTCCTTTGGAAGGGCATTTGGACTACCTGCTGCTTACCCAGTCAACGGAAATTAATCTAGAGCGGGTTCTGGACTCCATCGAACCCAAAAAAATATTTGCGGACGGAAGCAATTACCCGAGCTTGATCAAAAAATGGAAACAAACCTGTAGACAAAAGGAAATCCCTTTCCACT
It encodes the following:
- a CDS encoding ComEC/Rec2 family competence protein, producing MSIKLTLCVILGIVVGFYFEVAPLLPLIAMFVLLPVLYWVSKKQQREGFPYFELLTSFITICLGVFIVGVSTSKGMPYHYAKLNLGQERIWHLKIREVLKPNTYSHRYIAKIVSADGDTASGKLLFSLSVDSTLKELQVDDEFLIYDKPEGIRPPLNPHQFDYSNYLQKQGIQHQIRTNFPSIVKKENSSKTLFGLASNFRESIISKLKKENFGEEELGVIQALLLGKRDDISENTYNNYTNAGAVHILAVSGLHVGIILLLLEFFLSPLARLPKGKTLKLLLVVLLLWGYAFVAGLSPSIVRAVTMFSFVAYALYLNRPANSFNIIALSMLFILLVKPLFLFQVGFQMSYAAVFAIVWIYPKLQKFWFPDNFIIRKTWQLLSVSAAAQLGVLPISLFYFHQFPALFFISNLLIIPFLGLILGLGILVIALALMDFLPAFLVDSFNWVIKMMNSIVGWVAHQEGFIIKNIPFDSIQLILGYLIIIVLVVFLSKPKWKTALVLFGGVLAFQGWIIWNLFQVNQKEVVILAHRSRNTVLLHQLGDSLSIIASDSTNIGNIGSDYAVAERIQKLDMVQLRNSYQIGQKKLFVLDSLAILPLEGHLDYLLLTQSTEINLERVLDSIEPKKIFADGSNYPSLIKKWKQTCRQKEIPFHYTGEKGFYVFSLQKD